Proteins co-encoded in one Brassica oleracea var. oleracea cultivar TO1000 chromosome C4, BOL, whole genome shotgun sequence genomic window:
- the LOC106342739 gene encoding bifunctional enolase 2/transcriptional activator isoform X1, with protein sequence MATITVVKARQIFDSRGNPTVEVDVHTSNGVKVTAAVPSGASTGIYEALELRDGGSDYLGKGVSKAVGNVNNIIGPALIGKDPTQQTAIDNFMVHELDGTQNEWGWCKQKLGANAILAVSLAVCKAGAVVSGIPLYKHIANLAGNPKIVLPVPAFNVINGGSHAGNKLAMQEFMILPIGASSFKEAMKMGVEVYHNLKSVIKKKYGQDATNVGDEGGFAPNIQENKEGLELLKTAIEKAGYTGKVVIGMDVAASEFYSSDKTYDLNFKEENNNGSQKISGDALKDLYKSFVAEYPIVSIEDPFDQDDWEHYAKMTTECGDSVQIVGDDLLVTNPKRVAKAIAEKSCNALLLKVNQIGSVTESIEAVKMSKRAGWGVMASHRSGETEDTFIADLSVGLSTGQIKTGAPCRSERLAKYNQLLRIEEELGSEAVYAGANFRKPVEPY encoded by the exons ATGGCCACTATCACCGTCGTTAAGGCTAGGCAGATCTTCGACAGCCGTGGCAACCCCACCGTTGAG GTCGATGTCCACACATCAAATGGTGTCAAGGTTACAGCTGCTGTTCCTAGTGGAGCCTCCACTGGTATCTACGAGGCTCTTGAGCTTAGGGATGGTGGATCTGATTATCTCGGAAAGGGTGTTTCTAAG GCTGTTGGCAATGTGAACAACATCATCGGCCCAGCGTTGATTGGAAAG GACCCGACTCAGCAGACTGCTATTGACAACTTCATGGTCCATGAACTTGATGGAACCCAGAACGAGTGGGGTTGGTGCAAGCAAAAG CTTGGAGCCAATGCTATCCTTGCTGTCTCTCTTGCTGTCTGCAAAGCTGGAGCCGTTGTCAGTGGAATTCCTCTCTACAAG CACATTGCCAATCTTGCTGGTAACCCTAAGATTGTTCTGCCAGTTCCTGCTTTCAACGTCATCAATGGTGGATCACATGCAGGAAACAAGCTCGCTATGCAG GAGTTTATGATTCTCCCTATTGGAGCTTCATCTTTCAAAGAAGCCATGAAAATGGGTGTTGAAGTTTACCACAACTTGAAG TCTGTGATCAAGAAGAAGTATGGCCAGGATGCTACCAATGTTGGTGATGAAGGTGGCTTTGCCCCAAACATTCAGGAGAACAAGGAAGGTCTTGAATTGCTCAAGACTGCTATTGAGAAGGCCGGCTACACTGGCAAGGTCGTCATTGGAATGGATGTTGCCGCTTCCGAGTTCTACTCATCAGACAAGACCTATGACTTGAACTTCAAAGAAGAG AACAACAATGGTTCTCAGAAGATTTCTGGAGATGCTCTCAAGGACCTTTACAAGTCCTTTGTTGCTGAGTACCCAATCGTGTCCATTGAGGACCCATTTGACCAAGATGACTGGGAGCACTATGCTAAGATGACCACCGAGTGTGGAGACAGTGTTCAGATTGTTGGTGATGATTTGTTGGTCACCAACCCCAAG AGGGTTGCAAAGGCAATCGCCGAGAAGTCTTGCAATGCTCTTCTCTTGAAG GTTAACCAAATCGGGTCAGTGACAGAGAGTATTGAGGCAGTTAAGATGTCGAAGAGAGCAGGGTGGGGAGTGATGGCCAGCCACAGAAGTGGTGAAACCGAGGACACCTTCATTGCTGACCTATCTGTTGGCTTGTCTACT GGACAAATCAAGACCGGAGCTCCATGCAGGTCCGAGCGTCTGGCCAAGTACAACCAG CTTTTGCGTATCGAGGAAGAGTTGGGATCAGAGGCAGTTTACGCTGGAGCCAACTTCCGCAAGCCTGTGGAGCCGTACTAG
- the LOC106342739 gene encoding bifunctional enolase 2/transcriptional activator isoform X2 produces MATITVVKARQIFDSRGNPTVEVDVHTSNGVKVTAAVPSGASTGIYEALELRDGGSDYLGKGVSKAVGNVNNIIGPALIGKDPTQQTAIDNFMVHELDGTQNEWGWCKQKLGANAILAVSLAVCKAGAVVSGIPLYKHIANLAGNPKIVLPVPAFNVINGGSHAGNKLAMQEFMILPIGASSFKEAMKMGVEVYHNLKYGQDATNVGDEGGFAPNIQENKEGLELLKTAIEKAGYTGKVVIGMDVAASEFYSSDKTYDLNFKEENNNGSQKISGDALKDLYKSFVAEYPIVSIEDPFDQDDWEHYAKMTTECGDSVQIVGDDLLVTNPKRVAKAIAEKSCNALLLKVNQIGSVTESIEAVKMSKRAGWGVMASHRSGETEDTFIADLSVGLSTGQIKTGAPCRSERLAKYNQLLRIEEELGSEAVYAGANFRKPVEPY; encoded by the exons ATGGCCACTATCACCGTCGTTAAGGCTAGGCAGATCTTCGACAGCCGTGGCAACCCCACCGTTGAG GTCGATGTCCACACATCAAATGGTGTCAAGGTTACAGCTGCTGTTCCTAGTGGAGCCTCCACTGGTATCTACGAGGCTCTTGAGCTTAGGGATGGTGGATCTGATTATCTCGGAAAGGGTGTTTCTAAG GCTGTTGGCAATGTGAACAACATCATCGGCCCAGCGTTGATTGGAAAG GACCCGACTCAGCAGACTGCTATTGACAACTTCATGGTCCATGAACTTGATGGAACCCAGAACGAGTGGGGTTGGTGCAAGCAAAAG CTTGGAGCCAATGCTATCCTTGCTGTCTCTCTTGCTGTCTGCAAAGCTGGAGCCGTTGTCAGTGGAATTCCTCTCTACAAG CACATTGCCAATCTTGCTGGTAACCCTAAGATTGTTCTGCCAGTTCCTGCTTTCAACGTCATCAATGGTGGATCACATGCAGGAAACAAGCTCGCTATGCAG GAGTTTATGATTCTCCCTATTGGAGCTTCATCTTTCAAAGAAGCCATGAAAATGGGTGTTGAAGTTTACCACAACTTGAAG TATGGCCAGGATGCTACCAATGTTGGTGATGAAGGTGGCTTTGCCCCAAACATTCAGGAGAACAAGGAAGGTCTTGAATTGCTCAAGACTGCTATTGAGAAGGCCGGCTACACTGGCAAGGTCGTCATTGGAATGGATGTTGCCGCTTCCGAGTTCTACTCATCAGACAAGACCTATGACTTGAACTTCAAAGAAGAG AACAACAATGGTTCTCAGAAGATTTCTGGAGATGCTCTCAAGGACCTTTACAAGTCCTTTGTTGCTGAGTACCCAATCGTGTCCATTGAGGACCCATTTGACCAAGATGACTGGGAGCACTATGCTAAGATGACCACCGAGTGTGGAGACAGTGTTCAGATTGTTGGTGATGATTTGTTGGTCACCAACCCCAAG AGGGTTGCAAAGGCAATCGCCGAGAAGTCTTGCAATGCTCTTCTCTTGAAG GTTAACCAAATCGGGTCAGTGACAGAGAGTATTGAGGCAGTTAAGATGTCGAAGAGAGCAGGGTGGGGAGTGATGGCCAGCCACAGAAGTGGTGAAACCGAGGACACCTTCATTGCTGACCTATCTGTTGGCTTGTCTACT GGACAAATCAAGACCGGAGCTCCATGCAGGTCCGAGCGTCTGGCCAAGTACAACCAG CTTTTGCGTATCGAGGAAGAGTTGGGATCAGAGGCAGTTTACGCTGGAGCCAACTTCCGCAAGCCTGTGGAGCCGTACTAG
- the LOC106340910 gene encoding embryonic protein DC-8-like, translated as MASEKQRKTERAEVAARLAAEDLHDINKHRDDDVALYKVMERTVEHLPEQERPGVIGSVFRAVQGTYEHARDAVVGKSHDAAVATSEGAKMASEKAAGAKDATLEKAKETADYTAEKAREAKDKTAAKVGEYKDYTVDKAVEAKDKTAEKAKETANYTADNAKEAKDKTAQKVGEYKDYTVDKAKEDKDYTAEKAIEAKDKTVDKAGEYKDYTVEKAAEGKDAGVSKLGELKDSAIDTAKRAMGFLSGKTEETKQKAIETKDSVKEKMEEAGEETRRKMEEMRIEGKELKDQAGEKAREASQKTREVTDSAGERAHETKDSTAVRGNEAKGTIFGALGNVTDAIKSKLTMPSDIVEETRAAREHGGTGRTVVEVKVEDIKPGKAATSLDEARKDKGKL; from the exons ATGGCGTCGGAGAAACAACGAAAGACGGAGAGAGCCGAAGTCGCAGCAAGATTAGCAGCTGAAGACTTGCATGACATAAACAAACACCGTGACGATGACGTGGCATTGTATAAGGTAATGGAGAGAACAGTCGAACATCTACCAGAGCAGGAGAGGCCAGGGGTGATAGGATCTGTGTTCAGAGCCGTGCAAGGCACATACGAGCACGCCAGAGACGCTGTTGTCGGAAAAAGCCACGATGCCGCCGTGGCGACCAGTGAGGGAGCTAAGATGGCCTCAGAAAAAGCGGCTGGAGCCAAAGATGCAACCCTTGAGAAGGCGAAAGAGACGGCGGATTACACGGCTGAGAAGGCTAGAGAGGCTAAAGATAAGACGGCGGCGAAGGTGGGCGAGTACAAAGACTACACGGTGGATAAGGCGGTGGAAGCGAAGGATAAGACGGCAGAAAAGGCAAAGGAGACGGCGAACTATACAGCGGATAACGCCAAAGAGGCGAAGGACAAGACTGCTCAGAAGGTGGGTGAGTATAAGGACTACACGGTGGACAAGGCCAAAGAGGATAAGGATTACACGGCCGAAAAGGCTATTGAAGCAAAAGATAAGACGGTGGACAAGGCGGGAGAGTATAAGGACTACACGGTAGAGAAGGCGGCTGAAGGGAAAGACGCTGGAGTGAGTAAGCTTGGAGAGTTGAAGGATAGTGCTATTGATACGGCTAAGAGAGCTATGGGTTTCTTGTCTGGAAAGACGGAGGAAACCAAACAAAAAGCTATTGAGACGAAAGATAGTGTCAAG GAAAAAATGGAGGAAGCTGGAGAAGAAACGAGACGTAAGATGGAGGAGATGAGAATCGAAGGTAAAGAGCTCAAAGACCAAGCTGGGGAGAAAGCACGTGAGGCATCTCAAAAGACAAGGGAGGTTACTGATTCGGCAGGTGAAAGAGCCCACGAGACAAAAGATTCTACTGCGGTTAG GGGTAATGAAGCGAAGGGGACAATATTTGGTGCACTAGGGAATGTGACGGATGCCATAAAGAGCAAGCTGACAATGCCATCGGACATTGTGGAGGAGACACGTGCGGCACGTGAGCATGGAGGCACGGGGAGGACGGTGGTTGAAGTCAAAGTGGAAGATATAAAACCTGGTAAGGCGGCGACTTCACTGGATGAGGCTCGGAAAGACAAGGGAAAGCTCTAA